Proteins encoded in a region of the Paenibacillus sp. E222 genome:
- a CDS encoding SDR family oxidoreductase: MKGKIALITGSAKGLGKMTALSLADQGCHIALNYVHSRTEAEALEAQIVAKGVRCIAVQADISKTEEITMLVATVEEKLGSIDILVNNAGPFVRERRLFAEYSVDEVQMLVQGNLLGPMLLDQRVLPEMRRKQWGRIIHFGFSHAGEARSWPHRAVYAAAKVGLVSFTKTLAVEEAPYGITVNMVCPGDIRGANKEKTIDEMAGITDEETPRGRPGSGEDIARVITYLCLDHSDFITGNIMDVSGGLDPIRPNIQREDA; this comes from the coding sequence GTGAAGGGAAAGATTGCCCTCATAACGGGAAGTGCCAAAGGTCTTGGTAAAATGACGGCCCTCAGTCTGGCGGATCAGGGTTGCCATATTGCGCTGAATTACGTACATAGTCGTACGGAAGCTGAGGCGTTAGAGGCTCAGATCGTAGCCAAGGGTGTGCGGTGTATTGCCGTCCAGGCCGATATTTCCAAGACAGAAGAGATCACCATGCTGGTTGCAACGGTTGAAGAGAAACTGGGCAGCATTGATATTCTCGTGAACAACGCGGGTCCTTTTGTCCGTGAACGTCGACTGTTTGCCGAGTATTCCGTAGATGAGGTTCAGATGCTTGTGCAAGGAAACCTGCTTGGACCGATGTTGCTGGATCAGCGTGTATTGCCGGAGATGCGGCGCAAGCAGTGGGGACGAATTATCCACTTTGGCTTCAGTCATGCGGGAGAAGCGAGGTCATGGCCTCATCGGGCGGTTTATGCAGCTGCGAAGGTAGGTCTGGTTTCATTTACAAAGACACTTGCTGTGGAGGAAGCTCCCTACGGCATTACGGTTAATATGGTCTGTCCAGGTGATATTCGCGGTGCTAACAAAGAGAAAACGATTGATGAGATGGCAGGTATAACCGACGAGGAAACGCCGAGAGGACGTCCTGGAAGCGGTGAAGATATTGCGCGGGTGATTACTTATCTGTGTCTGGATCATTCCGATTTTATAACCGGTAACATTATGGATGTATCTGGAGGACTTGATCCGATTCGTCCTAACATACAGCGTGAGGATGCATAG
- a CDS encoding NifU family protein: MSENAQSTMYDEVSDVLDKLRPFLQRDGGDVELVDVEDGIVKLKLVGACGSCPSSTITLKAGIERALLEEVDGVEEVVQVF, translated from the coding sequence ATGAGCGAAAACGCACAAAGCACCATGTATGATGAGGTATCTGACGTGCTTGACAAACTTCGTCCGTTCCTGCAACGCGATGGCGGTGACGTGGAACTGGTCGACGTAGAGGATGGCATCGTTAAGCTGAAACTGGTCGGTGCCTGCGGCAGCTGCCCAAGCTCCACCATTACCTTAAAAGCCGGGATTGAACGTGCCCTTCTTGAAGAAGTTGACGGTGTCGAAGAAGTCGTACAAGTATTCTAA
- a CDS encoding YuzB family protein, with protein MRPIIEFCANNMHFGTDEVMDQLEENPDYDVIEYGCLSNCGQCYMTPFALVNGELVITDKVEDLYNAILAKIAEADAWDELDLD; from the coding sequence ATGAGACCGATTATTGAATTTTGTGCCAATAATATGCATTTTGGCACAGATGAAGTCATGGATCAACTGGAAGAAAATCCAGACTATGATGTGATAGAATACGGCTGCCTCAGCAATTGCGGCCAATGTTACATGACTCCATTTGCACTGGTGAATGGCGAGTTAGTCATCACTGATAAAGTGGAGGATTTATATAACGCCATTTTGGCCAAAATTGCCGAAGCCGATGCCTGGGATGAGTTGGATCTCGATTAA
- a CDS encoding NAD(P)/FAD-dependent oxidoreductase, with the protein MKNFVILGGGYGGLTIIKELLEGKIPSDTQIVLVDRSPFQGLKTEYYALAAGTVSDYDLRIQFPVSDKVTYRYGEVTSIDLEQRQIEFEGQDPLEYDKLVIGLGCTDRFHNTPGAEEYSCTIQSFSKTRETYLRLNEVKAYGNVHIVGGGLSGVEMAAELRESRPDLNISILDRGERVLSAFPQRLSAYVHEWFGEHQVETRGHIAISRLEPNAIFNRDEEILTDAVVWTAGIQPVKVVQDLDVTKDPQGRVVLNEYYQIPEYTDVYVVGDCASVPYAPSGQAAEVQGEQIAHIQHALWKGEKPNPQPLKLRGTLGALGKKAGFGLMGKTSMMGRVPRILKSGVLWMSKRHLG; encoded by the coding sequence ATGAAAAATTTCGTCATTCTCGGAGGCGGCTACGGTGGCCTCACGATCATCAAGGAACTTCTGGAAGGCAAGATCCCGTCAGATACACAAATCGTGTTGGTGGACCGCAGTCCCTTCCAAGGATTGAAAACTGAATATTACGCACTCGCCGCAGGGACCGTATCCGATTATGACCTGCGTATCCAATTTCCAGTTAGTGACAAAGTCACTTATCGTTACGGAGAAGTAACTTCGATCGACTTGGAACAGCGTCAGATTGAATTTGAAGGCCAGGACCCGTTGGAGTATGACAAGCTCGTAATTGGACTTGGATGTACAGACCGATTCCACAATACGCCGGGAGCCGAGGAATATAGCTGTACAATTCAAAGCTTCAGCAAAACACGGGAAACCTACCTTCGTCTTAACGAAGTTAAAGCTTACGGTAATGTGCATATCGTCGGCGGTGGATTGAGCGGCGTCGAGATGGCTGCCGAGCTTCGTGAGAGCAGACCGGACCTGAACATCAGCATCCTGGACCGTGGTGAACGTGTATTATCCGCTTTTCCGCAGCGCTTGTCTGCTTATGTTCATGAATGGTTCGGCGAACATCAGGTCGAGACACGTGGGCATATTGCCATTTCCCGACTTGAACCAAACGCCATTTTCAACCGAGATGAAGAAATTCTAACGGATGCGGTAGTCTGGACTGCCGGAATTCAGCCCGTAAAAGTCGTACAGGATCTCGATGTGACCAAGGATCCACAAGGTCGTGTCGTACTGAACGAATATTATCAAATTCCGGAATATACCGATGTCTATGTAGTAGGTGATTGCGCCAGCGTGCCTTATGCACCAAGCGGTCAGGCTGCCGAAGTACAGGGTGAACAAATCGCCCATATTCAGCATGCCCTCTGGAAAGGCGAAAAGCCCAATCCGCAGCCGCTCAAGCTTCGTGGCACACTCGGTGCACTCGGCAAGAAGGCTGGATTTGGGCTGATGGGCAAGACGTCCATGATGGGACGTGTGCCACGTATTTTAAAAAGCGGCGTGCTCTGGATGTCCAAGCGTCATCTCGGTTAA
- the mqnE gene encoding aminofutalosine synthase MqnE produces MSTLVTPFTDKRMAEIIEKVQNGVRLTVEDGVYLYESDDLLTLGQLANEANLRKNGKKVYFIENMSLYFTNVCEAHCAFCNFRKDQGEEGSYTLSGQEMIDYVEQHIHPGVREFHIVGGHNNHVPFQYYVDSLRALNEKYPDVTLKAYTAAEIDFFTRISGLSIKEVLQELQKAGLKSLTGGGAEILSDEYRKKMRVNKANVDRYLEVHRTAHHLGMRTHTTMLYGSIESYEDRVNHMVQIRELQDETNGFMVFIPLSMQPKSKNASIMRRNSAYEDLKTIAISRLMLDNIDHIKAYFINIGPQLTQVALGFGASDAHGTIVRERISHAAGALTPEGLTRKELIWLIKGAGRIPVERDTFYNEIQVYE; encoded by the coding sequence ATGTCTACATTGGTAACACCGTTCACAGACAAAAGAATGGCTGAAATCATTGAGAAAGTGCAGAACGGCGTAAGGCTGACCGTAGAAGACGGCGTTTATCTGTATGAATCGGATGATCTGCTGACTTTGGGCCAACTGGCCAATGAGGCCAACCTGCGTAAGAATGGCAAGAAAGTTTATTTTATTGAAAACATGAGCCTTTATTTTACTAACGTATGTGAAGCTCACTGCGCTTTCTGTAACTTCCGCAAAGATCAGGGCGAAGAAGGCTCTTACACGTTGTCCGGTCAGGAAATGATTGATTACGTAGAACAGCATATTCACCCAGGTGTACGCGAGTTCCATATTGTAGGCGGACATAACAACCATGTTCCTTTTCAATATTATGTCGATTCCTTGCGTGCTTTAAACGAGAAATATCCGGACGTTACGCTGAAAGCCTACACAGCGGCCGAGATTGATTTCTTCACTCGCATCAGCGGACTGAGCATCAAGGAAGTACTACAAGAACTGCAAAAAGCAGGTCTGAAATCACTGACTGGTGGCGGCGCTGAGATCCTGTCCGATGAATACCGCAAAAAAATGCGCGTAAACAAAGCGAACGTTGACCGTTATCTGGAAGTGCACCGTACTGCTCATCATCTGGGCATGCGCACCCATACCACGATGCTTTATGGATCCATTGAGTCCTATGAAGATCGTGTCAACCATATGGTACAGATTCGTGAATTGCAAGATGAAACCAATGGATTTATGGTCTTTATCCCGCTTTCCATGCAGCCGAAAAGCAAAAACGCCAGCATCATGCGTCGTAACTCTGCATACGAGGATCTCAAAACGATTGCGATCAGCCGTCTGATGCTGGATAACATTGATCATATCAAAGCCTACTTCATCAACATTGGTCCACAGCTGACTCAAGTCGCTCTGGGATTCGGCGCTTCGGATGCACACGGCACAATCGTTCGCGAACGGATTAGTCATGCAGCAGGTGCACTAACGCCTGAAGGACTTACCCGCAAAGAGCTTATTTGGTTAATTAAGGGTGCTGGACGCATTCCGGTAGAACGTGATACGTTCTACAATGAAATTCAAGTGTACGAATAA
- a CDS encoding iron-sulfur cluster assembly accessory protein translates to MISISETAADRLKEMLAQQETPGMFLRLGVAPGGCTGFSYAMGFDDKESDEDLYMDIQNMKVVVEKENLKYLNGLEIDFEESGMSGGFTIHNPNAVATCGCGSSFRTREEAGVPDKDC, encoded by the coding sequence ATGATTAGCATCAGCGAAACAGCTGCAGACAGATTGAAAGAAATGCTTGCACAGCAAGAGACACCTGGTATGTTCTTGCGTCTGGGCGTAGCACCGGGAGGTTGTACCGGATTTTCGTACGCCATGGGCTTTGACGATAAAGAGTCCGATGAGGACCTCTATATGGATATTCAGAATATGAAGGTTGTTGTAGAGAAGGAAAACCTGAAGTATTTGAATGGACTGGAAATTGATTTTGAAGAATCCGGTATGTCCGGCGGTTTCACCATTCATAACCCCAACGCAGTAGCAACATGCGGCTGTGGTTCATCCTTCCGTACGAGAGAAGAAGCAGGCGTACCGGATAAAGATTGTTAA
- a CDS encoding NAD(P)-dependent oxidoreductase produces the protein MKIGIIGATGKAGNLILKEALDRGHEVTAIVRNASKVEDKSLNVLEKDVFDLTAEDAKSFDVIVNAFGAPAGKENLHVEAGQALINILKEAPNTRLIVVGGAGSLFTDETKTLRVVDSPGFPDAYKATATNQGKNLQDLQASSGIQWTFLSPAGFFNPEGVRTGKYQSGKDQILMNSEGNSYISYADYAIALIDEIENPQHQNERFTVVGEVK, from the coding sequence ATGAAGATTGGAATCATTGGCGCGACAGGCAAAGCAGGTAATTTGATTTTGAAAGAAGCGTTGGATAGAGGGCATGAAGTGACAGCAATCGTTCGTAATGCATCTAAGGTAGAAGATAAAAGTCTGAATGTACTTGAAAAGGATGTATTCGACCTCACGGCAGAGGATGCCAAATCATTCGACGTGATCGTTAATGCATTCGGTGCACCTGCCGGGAAAGAGAATCTGCATGTAGAGGCAGGACAAGCCTTGATTAACATTCTGAAAGAGGCGCCGAATACTCGTCTGATCGTTGTTGGTGGTGCAGGCAGTCTGTTCACGGATGAAACAAAAACATTGCGAGTAGTCGATTCTCCAGGATTCCCTGATGCATACAAAGCAACAGCAACCAACCAGGGTAAAAACTTGCAGGATCTGCAAGCTTCTTCAGGTATCCAGTGGACGTTCCTTAGCCCGGCGGGATTTTTTAATCCAGAGGGTGTACGCACAGGCAAATATCAATCGGGTAAAGATCAGATTCTGATGAACAGTGAAGGCAACAGCTACATCAGCTATGCTGACTATGCCATCGCTTTGATTGATGAGATCGAGAACCCGCAGCATCAGAACGAACGCTTTACGGTTGTAGGCGAAGTGAAGTAA